Proteins from one Triticum aestivum cultivar Chinese Spring chromosome 7A, IWGSC CS RefSeq v2.1, whole genome shotgun sequence genomic window:
- the LOC123154596 gene encoding uncharacterized protein yields the protein MEGVGARLGRSSARYGPAMTFTGPVRKWRKEWVTISAATATATSAAASSTGTGSRGNNLILFKWTPLNGANEGDEEQTAPAKTATRRRRYVPVSVVQDQRQESAKSDDENKANDGEPSSTETEQSIGKTNMDDILMDESQASDEVRDSGNFVGGTDLNLNLGPKDPDGEDEGDTGKQHEARTEHRLKRKSVTPDLEMRM from the exons ATGGAGGGCGTTGGCGCGCGGTTAGGGCGCTCGTCGGCCCGTTACGGCCCCGCGATGACGTTCACGGGGCCCGTTAGGAAGTGGCGGAAGGAATGGGTCACCATCTCcgccgccacggccacggccacctccgccgcggcctcctccaCCGGGACTGGATCTCGTGGAAATAACCTCATCCTGTTCAAGTGGACCCCGCTGAACGGCGCCAACGAAGGAGATGAGGAGCAGACGGCACCGGCGAAGACGGCCACGAGAAGGCGGCGGTACGTGCCG GTTTCTGTAGTTCAAGATCAAAGGCAAGAATCTGCCAAATCTGATGATGAGAACAAGGCTAATGATGGAGAACCTTCATCTACGGAAACTGAGCAGTCTATTGGGAAAACTAATATGGATGATATACTTATGGATGAGTCCCAG GCATCAGATGAGGTTCGAGATTCTGGAAATTTCGTTGGTGGAACCGATCTAAATCTGAACTTAGGTCCGAAAGACcccgacggtgaagatgaaggtgATACAGGTAAGCAACACGAGGCTCGAACAGAACACAGATTGAAGAGGAAATCTGTTACCCCTGACCTCGAGATGAGAATGTAA